The Acidiferrobacterales bacterium genome contains the following window.
TACGCCAGAATCGGGCTGTTGATGCGAAAATAATGCTCTAACGCGATTTCAGGGAGGAGCGCTGTTGATGACTTTGGTGGTTGTCATGCTATTGTCTACTGGCTCAGCACTATCCGGAGTCGGCAGGGGAATCAAGTGGCTCAGCAACACCAATATGGTGCTGTCATTTTCATTGCTGGGATTTTTCCTGATATTTGGAGCAACCATGTTTGCGTTTGAGTTGCTGGGCAAAGGCATCTTCAGTTACATCATTCATTTGCCCGCCCTGACACTAACCGTATGGGACCCGTCAACAGAACTTGGCGGATGGCAAACAGGTTGGTCAGTCTTCTTTTGGGCATGGGCGATCGCATTCGGAACCTTCGTAGGAATTTTCCTCGCTCGAATTTCAAGAAACCGTACTATCCGGGAATTCGTGCTCGGTGCCATTGTTGCACCGTCAATCATGTGCTTCATCTGGTTCACCTTTGTTGGTGGCACAGCCATCGACCTGGAGTTGAGCGGTGCCGCTGAAGGGAAAATTTTCGGCGCGAACCTGACGTATCAACTCTACGAAGTCATCAATATCATGCTGTCCCCGGCGTTGGCTACACTGATGTCGTTGATGATCGTGATTTTGCTGCTCACTTATCTGGTGACTTCGGCCGACTCCGCGATCTTGGTGATCAACACCATCAATTCGGGCGGCGACCAACACGTCAAGACCGGACAGAAACACATTCTGATATGGGGTATCGCACTCACTGCAGTGGTTGGCGTTCTCTTGCTCGCAGGTGGATTGAGAGCAATCCAATCTGCCATGATTGTCGGAACGATTCCCTTCACACTGGTATTGATACTGATGGGTGTGGGGCTGCTGAAAGCGCTAATCAGGGATAACATCCGAAGCAAAGAAGCGCAGTCGGGCAATACCTGAGTCATCAGACAGCGTCAGAGCAGTCTGCGCAGTACTGTTCGCCAACGACTCGCCCGGTTGTCGGATCGGGCGAGTCGTTGCAGTTCAAAGGGTGAATCGTTTTGCCTTGATGCGCCTTCCTGATTTCAGATGTATGCCGCTGATCGGCTGCGTACGCGAAAATGCAGAGATTCGAACGAATCTGTTCAATGAATTTGTCGGACATGCTCGATAATGGACACTATAAACAGGATTGAAATCAATTTTCCTGACTGCCGGCAATCAGATAAATTGGCTCGAAAAAATGGCATGGGAAAACATCCGCCCAAGACTGCCAAAGCTTACTGTCTGGGCTTATAATGCAGACTCCCGATCGAAACACAGGTGACAAAATGGCTCAAACCGCTACGATGCAAGACATCCAGACTCAGCAAAAAACGATCGCCGAAAAGGATATCGGATCGAACCTGCACCCATATACAAATCTTCTCCAACATGAACAGATTGGACCGAAGACCTACGTTCGAGGTGAAGGAATCTATATATGGGACGAGCATGGCAGAAAATTCATTGAGGGACTGGCCGGGCTTTGGTGCACTTCTTTAGGATTCAGCGAACAGAGACTTGTCGACGCAGCGACCCGCCAACTGCAGACTCTGCCCTACAACCACAGTTTCGCGGGCAGGACGGCACCGGTTGTCGCAGAACTGGCGGACAAGCTTCTTTCAGTCGCTCCGGCATCCATGTCAAAAGCCTATTTCGTGACATCCGGTTCCGAAGCAGTCGACTCTGCAGTTAAATTTACCTGGTATTACAACAACGCATTGGGAAGGCCCGAGAAGAAAAAGATAATCTCCCGGGAAAAGGGCTATCACGGCGTCACCATTGTCGGCACCAGCCTGACCGCAATCCCAACAATTCAGGAAGCTTTTGATGCGCCACTTGAGCGTTTCAAGCAGACCGGAACACCCCACTATTACCGATGCGGTGAACCGGGAGAATCCGAAGAGGAGTTTGCAGATCGACGGGCTCGGGAACTGGAAGAACTGATTATCGCTGAGGGACCAGATACGGTCGCTGCGCTGATAGCCGAACCTCTCATGGGTGCCGGTGGCGTCATTCCCCCTCCCAAGACCTACTTTCAGAAAATTCAGAGAGTATTGAAGAAATACGATGTGTTGCTGATTGCAGATGAGGTGATCAACGGATTTGGCAGAACTGGCAATCCGTGGGGTTGCGATACCTACGACATCGTTCCCGATATTGTTACCTGTGCCAAGCAGATTTCGTCGGCCTATATCCCAATCGGTGCGACGATGATCTCTGAGCCGATCTATCAGGCAATCGCACAGGCCAGTGCGCGACTTGGTGTTTTCGGAACCGGGTTTACCTATACAGGACACCCGGTAGGTGCGGCAGTCGCATTGGAGACGCTCAAGATCTACGAAGAACGCAACATGCTCGCTCATGTAAGGGAAGTCATGGTTCCATTTCAGAATCGATTGCGGGAGTTTGGGACGCATCCGCTGGTCGGAGAAGCCCGCGGCAAGGGGCTGATCGGCGCAGTTGAGCTGGTTGCCGACAAGGACACAAAGCAACCCTTCGATCCTGAAATGAAAGTCGCTTTTCAAGTGTACCAGCAATGTCTGGAAAATGGGTTGATTGTTCGCGCACTGCCATCAGGTGATACCGTCGGAATCTGCCCGCCGCTGATCATCACTGACCGACAGATCAATGATCTGTTTGATGCACTCGAATCAGCATTGGATACTGTGCACGCAAACCTGAAATCCGCGAACAATGCGTGAACAGCTCATTGGCTCGTTTGAACTGATTCCGACAGGACCAGCCGCCGCAATGCGGTGGAGTCGAAGCACCTTGGAAGTACGCATACATTGTCCGATTGATTCGGCCATAGTCGCATATTCCATCGTCTAGTCCCAATCGAAAGTGGCTCCAAAAAACAAAGTCGCGGAAGCTGTGCTGCGAGCGAACGCTTCGTACGCCAGCAAATTTGGCGACAGGAAAAACTTGCCCGGAACGCCGCAAAAGAAAGTTGCCATTCTCACCTGTATGGATGTCCGAATCGGTCCGCTTGAGATTGCCGGCTTCAGTCTCGGTGATGCTCACGTCATCCGTAACGCCGGTGGCAGGGCCAGTGATGATGCCATTCGATCATTGCTGGTTTCCTATAAGTTTTTCGGCACCCGTGACTGGCTCGTAATTCAACATACACAGTGCGGAATGGCAGGCGTTACAGATAGGGAGATCAGCGAACTTTTCGCAGAAAGCCTGGAACCGGCCGTCAAAAAGGACGACAAATGGGTCAATGAATCAATCGGACACGGTGCCGACCCCAAGCTGACTGCAGGCTGGCTTACCATCTCAGACTTGGACGATTCAGTACGATCCGATGTTGAACTGATTGCAAATCATCCACTCGTATCAAAAGCGATCTCAATCCATGGCTACATCTATGATGTTCAATCCGGCAGCCTCAGGACGGTTGAGGGCGCACGAAGGCTGGGTGAGACCCGACAGACACCCTGACGACCAGATTCCTGCAAATATTCGTGCCCCGGAATGGGCTCGACAACTTCGCCACTTCAGCGAAAACAGCAAAATTCTCTTCGATTGGAATCCCAGGCACTGTATAATCGTTTAATATTATTAAATGATTGTATAAGTCCAACGGTGATAACACATCATGCACTCCAATATGAACCAGGCCTGGAACAACTCTACCAATCGTCGCGAACAGTTGATTCATGCGACGATCCAAACTATCTCAGAAAGCGGTCTTTCGGGCACGACCGTAGCCAAGGTGGCTGCAAAAGCCGGGTTGTCACCCGGAATTGTGAATTTTCATTTCAATTCCAAGAATCAGCTTCTGATCGATACCCTTGGTTATCTAAACGAGGAATACACTGCTGTCATGGATGAGCGACACGGCAGAGCGAATTCGCCGTCGGAAAAACTACACGCTTACATTGAAGGAAGTTTCGATCCACGCATTTTCGTCAAGGAAAAAGTTGCCGTCTGGTATGCGTTCTGGAGTGAGAGCCAGGCGCGGGACGAATATCGGGAAATTTGTGGCACAAGTGACAAACGAGAAGATCGGATGATTCGCGAGTGTTTTGCCGAACTGCTGGACACCTCAACCATCCAGAACGCGGACGTTATTGCACTTGCATTGGCTCTTCAAGGCATGATCGATTCGCTGTGGCAACAGGCATTGTACGAAGATGGGGTGTTCGACACAACGAAGGCGGTGTCCACCTGTAAGAGATTCGTCGGTCGTGTAACGGAAGAATCCGGAACAGCCGCTGATTCGACAGCAACAGAGAATACCGTAGATCTTCTCCCTCCGTGGACGTATAAGAACGAAGAATTTCTTGAATTGGAAATTGAACGGTTGTTCAAGCCCAACTGGATGCTTGTTGGTCATGTGTCTGACATGCCGGAAAAAGGCGATTACCTCACTTTCGAGGGGTTTGGCGAAAGGGCATTGATCATCCGAAACAAAAACGGGGCAATCAATGCGTTTCATAACATCTGCCGACACCGCGGCTCAAGGATTCTGGAGGGTGCGGGGCGATGTCCCCGAGCCCTGATATGCCCGTTCCATGGATGGCGATACGATTTGGATGGAAAACTCACATTCATACCCGGGAAAGAAGGCTTTCCTTACATTGATCCTGAAGATCACGGACTGGTCGCCCTTGACCTGGAAATCTGGAATGGATTCATTTTTGTTCGATTTGTCCCCGAAGGGCAATCTCTCAGGGAGATTCTGTTACCGATTGAGGCACAAGTGAGTCCCTATCGGCTGGACAGCATGAAGCCATACGAAAACGCCGAGGAAAAAGTCTACCCGGTCAATTGGAAAGTTTTCCACGATATAGACAATGAGGGGTATCACGTTCCGATCGGCCACCCGACGCTTCACCAGCTGTACGGAAAAGACTACGTCGACACCAGCGTTGATGGCATTCCTGTTTCCTACGGCAGGTTCAACCCGGATTTCGGCAATTTATGGAGTGTGAGGAACTATCGAAACCTATTGCCCGAATTTGCCCACTTGCCAGAAGACAAAAAGGATCTGTGGATGTATTTCGGACTGTTTCCCAATCTGGTTTTCGCACTATATCCTGACATGATGGAAATCTACATGTCAATGCCTGTTGACCTGACGAATACGAGAGTCATTTCGAGAGCCTACGCCCTTGCGGATGACCGCAGGGCGGTCCGCCTGTCGCGCTATCTGAACCGACGGATCAATAAGACTACAGATAGTGAGGACCAGGCATACATGGACACAATCCAGGAGGGACTGAATTCTTCAGTCTTTCCGAGGTGGAATCTGTCCGAAACCGCTGAGACCGGTGTCGGAGATTTCCACAATATCATTCAGGGTCACCTTCCCGTCGCAAAACTTGCCTCACAACCCGAATCCGGGCGCGTGAAGCAGCTCAACGAGTCAATCTCCGTCACCTCGCAGATTCACTGAAGTCATACTTCTCGGCATCAGCCATCTGTTGGTCACGTACTCGCTGTTTTTCCTGTCGGGACAGGATCAGACCTGCGATGATCACGCCAATCGTTACGATCAGAATGATGATTGTAGCCAACGCGTTGACATCGGGTTTCAGTCCCAATTTCACACGCGAGTAAATCAGCATTGGCAATGTATTCGCTCCCGGTCCTGAAACAAAACTGGCAATGACCAGATCATCCAGTGAGAGTGTGAATGCGAGAAGCCAACCTGCGACCAGCGCCGGGGCGATCAGCGGAATGGTGACATCGATCAGTACCCGATAAGGCTTTGCCCCAAGGTCCTGTGCAGCTTCCTCCAGTGACTCGTCGACGCCGACAAGCCTGGACTGAACAATCACCGCGACATAGGCCAAGGAGAAAGTTATATGAGCGATCGTAATGGTAGTGATTCCTCTTGTCGGCCAGCCGATCAACTCGCTCATGGTGATGAACAGCAATAACAATGACAGGCCTGTGATCACCTCCGGCATGACCAATGGCGCAGAAATCATTCCAGAAAACAGCACTCTCCCTCGGAATTTTCTGATACGTGCCATGGCAATTCCGGCCAGAGCGCCCAAAAGCGTCGCGAATGTCGCATTCATGACGGCAATTTCGAGACTTAGGAACACCGCGTTCCATACTTCCTCACTCTGAAAGAGCGTGACATACCACTTTACCGAGAAACCACCCCATACCGGAACAAATCGCGAAGCATTGAAGGAATAGAAGATCAGCAGAAACATCGGTATGTACAGGAATGCGAATCCCAGACATAGCATCGAAAAGATAAATGGCATTTTTCTCGCGTTCATGATCTGCTCACTCTGATTCCGCTTCCTTGGCCTGATAGTGCTGATAGATCATCATCGGAATGACCAATAGCAACAGCAGAACTATCGCTACCGTTGACGCAACGGGCCAGTCCTGGTTCAGATTGAACTCCCCATAAAGCACCCTGCCGATCATCAAAACATTGCCGCCGCCCAACAGATCCGGAATCACAAATTCACCGGTTGCCGGGATAAATACAAGCAATGAACCGGCAACAATACCGGGCATAGTAAGCGGTATGGTGATCGTACGAAAGATGGTGAATGGTCTTGCGCCGAGATCCGCTGCCGCTTCATGGACTGTCAGGTCCAATTTCTCGATGCTCGCGAACAGCGGCAAAATCATGAACGGTACATAGGTGTACACGATACCCACAAATACCGCAAAATCCGTGTACAGCATCTTGATCGGCTGATCGATAATCCCCAGTCCGATCAGCAGATCGTTGATTGTTCCCTGGTCCGCCAACAAACCGATCCACGCGTACACTCTCAATAGAAATGATGTCCAGAAGGGAAGTATCACCATCAGCAGCAGAACTTTCTTCACAGTCGGGGTAGACCGGGCGATTCCATAAGCGATCGGGTAGCCGATCAACAAGCACAATATCGTGGAGATAATCGAAATTCTCAGGGAATTCAAATAAGTCTTGTAATAAAGGTCATCCTCCCACAGATACAAGAAATTGTCGAATATCAGGGTGATATACAGCTGCCCTTCTTCGCCGAATTGAATCAGTTTCGAAAACGGCGGGCTCGCGACGATGTACTCCGCGAGGCTAATTTTCAGAACGAGGAAAAACGGAACGAGAAAGAAAATCAGCAACCAGAAATACGGCACTGCCACAATGGCGGACTGCCATGCTCTTGCCGACTCCCCAAGACTTCTGAACCTGTCAAGCAAACCGGTTTACCTCGCCATCAACAGAAATTTTTCTGCAGTTTCCTCACTTGGTCAGCAGTATCGGGCTTGAGGGAGCCCAGCTGAGCATTACTTCATCCTCCCACTCGGCGAGATGCCTGGCATCCCGGGGTCTCGACTGATTCGGATGGGTGATCTCGATAACCCTGTCATTTTCCAGAAGAATCTTGTAAATCGAGAAATTACCCAGATAACCGATATCATCGACAATGCCTTTGACTGCGTTATATTTGTCGATTGTTTCGGGAATGTCCCGGGTAAGGGTGATCTTTTCAGGCCTCAGGGCGATCGACACACCGATATTCTCCCGAACCTCAGAACCATGGTCGATATAGAACGTAACTTCTCCGTGCGAGGATTTGACGATTACGTGATTGTCGCCATTTTCGACGACTCGACCCTCGAACATGTTCGCACTGCCGATAAAGTTTGCGACAAATCGTGACTGCGGGTATTCGTAAATGTCTGTTGGTGTGCCAATCTGCGAAAACTGCCCCTGATCCATGACCGCAATCCGGGTCGACAGCGTCATCGCCTCTTCCTGATCGTGGGTCACTACGATAAAAGTGATTCCAAGCCGGTCTTGGATATTCATCAGCTCGAACTGGGTTTGCTCCCGCAACCGCTTGTCCAGCGCACCCAAAGGTTCATCAAGCAGAAGCACCTTCGGTTTCTTGACCAGCGCACGCGCCAATGCAACTCGCTGACGCTGTCCACCGGACAACTGATGTGGTTTTCTCTTGCCGAACGGAGTCAGCTCAACAATGGCCAGAATTTCCGCGACCCGCTTCTCAATTTCGTCTTTCGCGATACGGTCCTGTTTCAGCCCATAGCCAACGTTTCCTTCCACAGTCATATGCGGAAACAACGCATAGGACTGGAACATCATATTGACCGGACGCTTGTATGGCGGGATGTTTGCCATATCAACGCCATCAATCGAGATGTTTCCGGAAGTTGGTGATTCAAATCCAGCCATCATCCGCAACAAGGTTGACTTGCCGCAACCAGAGCCTCCCAACAGAGAAAACAGCTCGCCCTCGTAGATGTCCAAGTCCACCGCCGAAACGGCTGTAAACGAACCGAATGTCTTGGTCAATCCCCGTATCCTGACGAATGGCTCCGCATCAGGATCAAGCCATGGCTGGTCTGAGAACAGTTTACTGGTATCAGTTGGTTGATTCATTTTTCACAGGAGTTGAGGCAATACCCGACCTTGCGCATGAAAATTCATTCGCACCAATCCGTGGACTTCCGTACTTGCGGATTCCGTGATCGATGCGAATGGTTCAGTTCAAGCGAATCTTGATCAATTGCCAGTCTTGAAGTTGGTCCAAACCCGAGTTCGAACCCGTTCCAACTTCGGCTTTAACACCTTCAGCGGATACATCATGGCAACCGCCTCATCCGAAGGATAGACCGCTTCACTTCCGGTAACGACAGGATCAATCAATTCCTTCGCCGATTCATTGGCAGAAGCATACCAGGTGTAATTGCTGTCGCCAGCCGCTACTTCCGGTCGCATCATGTAATCCAGGAACAGATACGCATTGTCCAGATTTTCGGCATCCGATGGCACCACCCAGCCGTCAACCCAGATATTCGCCTTGCCTTCTCCCGGCGGAGCGTAGAATTTCAGTTCGATATCCTGACCCGACTCTTCCGCAGCAGACTGGGCAAACAACCCGTCCGGTCCCCACGTTACGGCTACACAGAATTCCTTTTCCGGCATCCTGATGTATGCATAATTGTCAAAAGTCTTGATATAGGGCCTGATACTCAACAGCAACTCCTCAGCTGCCTCAAAATCTGCCTTGTTGGATGAACCCGGATCGAGTCCAAGATGAGCCAATGCCATCGAGACTATGTCGGTGGGCGAGTCAAGAAAGGCAACGCCGCATTGCGCAAGTTTTTCCATATTCGCAGGATCGAAAATCAAGTCCATCGAACCGATCGGCGCATCCGGAAACACTTCGCGAACCAACTCCTCGTTGTAGGTGACACCGTGTGTGCCCCACATGTAAGGCACAATGTATTCATTATTCGGGTCCCAGTGCCTGGCAATCTGTTCCAGAACTTTCTCGCTCATGTGCTTCATATTTGGCAGTCTGGACATGTCCAGTTTCTGAATCACATTCGCGGGAAGCAGTCTGGCTACGGCAGAACTTGAGTGGCTGATGACATCATAACCGGTGCTCCCGGCCAATAGCTTGGCGTCAACTGTCTCAACGGAATCATAGTTATCGTAAGTTACTTCGATTCCATACTCCTTCTCAAAGTTCGCTATCGTATCCTCGCCGATATACTCAGCCCAGTTGTAGACCTTGAGCACCCCTTCGGCATGGGCATTCGCCATGAAAAGAAACGCAACGGCAAAAGCCACTGTCAGGATAGACATGTATTTCGAATAAATACCTTTCAACACAATTTCACTCCTTCTTTGTAGTTGATTATCGATTCATCCCGTCATTGACAGACGGATGTTCACTTGTTTTCTGCATTGTAAACCAAAACAAAGCCGTATGGCCCATGTCCACGAATCCACGACAAATCACATTCAGTGCCAGATTTATGGAATTTGCGACCCAACTTGTCTGTCATGGCTGATCAGGGACCGAGCCACTCACTCGTCCATCCGTCGGATAGACTTCGAAAGCAAAGCCGCTGGTGCAGCCGGTCAGCACGCCCCTGCCAGAATTCGATGCGATCCGCAACCAGTCTGAATCCACCCCATCCGGGCGGTCGCGGTACCGCACTGTCCGCGAACTTCCTGTCTATTTGCAACACTCGACTTTCCAATTCCTCAAAACTCTCAATGACCTCACTTTGCGGTGAAGCCCACGCACTGATCTGACTGCCTCTCGGCCGTGTCGCGAAGTATTCATCGGACTCTTGCTCCGATAATTTTTCGACCCGACCCTCAATTCGTACCTGTCGATAGAGTTTATCCCACCATAATACGAGACTGGCATAAGGGTTTTCCTGCAACTCGTTTGCCTTTCGACTCCCGTAATTGGAATGAAACTCGAACCCGGATTCGCCGTAGGTTTTCAGCAACACTTGCCGGGCAGAGGGTCGACCATCTCCACCGACAGTAGCCAACGTGATTGCGAAGGGTTCCATCATCCCGGCATTGATCGCATCATCCATCCATGATGCGAACAACTCAAACGGATCGACTGATCGATGCAGTGACAAGTCGTTCTTCATCCTGCAGTGACAGCTGTGAATGCGATCAAATTCCTGCCATGCACAGGTATTTGATCTCGACGTACTCGTCCAATCCATATTTCGATCCTTCGCGCCCGATTCCGGATTCCTTCATGCCTCCAAACGGTGCGACTTCGGTCGAAATGATTCCGGTATTGATACCGACTATCCCATACTCCAACGCCTCGGAGATATTCCAGATTCTCCCGATATCCCGACTGTAAAGATAGGCCGCAAGACCAAATTCTGTATCGTTGGCCAACGATACAGCCTCGTCGTCATCAAAAAAGCGAAACAGCGGCGCGACGGGACCAAACGTCTCTTCATTGGCAACATCCATGCCGACCTGGACTCCGGTGAGTACTGTCGGCTGAAAGAAAGTGCCTCCCAGGGCGTGGCGGCTTCCACCGGCAGCGACCAAGGCCCCTTTCCCGACCGCATCGGTTATGTGCGCCTCAACTTTTTCCACGGCCGCAACATCAATCAGCGGCCCAAGATCAACCCCCTCGCCGAATCCGTCACCGACCTTCATGCTATTGACCGCAGCACTTAGTTTTTCTGAGAATTCGTCATAAATCCGATCGTGCACCAACAATCGGTTGGCGCAAACACACGTCTGGCCGGAATTGCGATACTTGGACTGCATTGCCCCTACAACCGCTTCATCAATATCGGCATCCTCAAACACGATGAACGGCGCGTTGCCGCCCAACTCCAAGGAGATTTTCTTCACAGTACCCGCACACTGCCTCATCAGTATCTTTCCGATCTCAGTTGAGCCGGTAAAGGTGAGCTTCCGTACTTTTTCACTGGATGTCAGTTCTGCACCGATCGCACTGGAAGATCCCGTAACCACATTGATCACACCGGGCGGTATTCCAGCCCGTTGTGCCAATTCGCAAAGAGCGAATGCAGAATATGGGGTTGCGCTAGCCGGTTTGATCACAATCGTGCAACCTGCGGCCAACGCCGGACCTGCCTTTCTGGTAATCATTGCAGAGGGGAAGTTCCATGGCGTTATCGCCGCACATACACCGACCGGCTCCTTGATCACGACAATTCGACGGTCGGGTTGATGACTGGGAATGACATCGCCATACATGCGTTTGCCCTCTTCTGCAAACCATTCAAAAAATGATGCTGCATAGGCGACCTCGCCTCGGGCTTCCGTCATCGGTTTGCCTTGCTCCAGCGTCATCAGCCTCGCCAAATCCTCTTGGTTTTCCATCATCAGGTCGGTCAACTTGCGCAACTTCACTGCGCGTTCCTTGGCGGTAGTCTTTCGCCACGACTGAAATGCTGTGTGCGCAGCGTCTATCGCTCTTGCGGTTTCCACCTCACCCATTTTTGGGACCGAGCCGATCGCTCTTCCCGTTGAAGGATTGCTCACAGTGATCGTGTCGCCACTGTCGGCGTTCACCCACTGTCCGTCAATGTAACACTGTTCACGAAATAGGCTCTTGTCCCGAATATTTGCGACCATAGCTTTACCTGTAAGTTAGTTGAATGCAGGAATTCCTGTTTGGGATTTGCCAAGAATCAGGGCATGAATGTCATGAGTGCCCTCATATGTGTTGACAGCCTCGAGATTCATGCAGTGGCGAATCACGTGATATTCATCACACACTCCGTTGCCTCCATGAATGTCCCTGGCTTCGCGCGCGATCTTTAGTGACTTGCCGGCGCTGTTACGTTTCAGCATACTGATCAGTTCGTGCGGCGCCCTTCCCTGTTCCATCAGGCGTCCGGCACGCAAACAACCCTGAATGGCCAGTGAAATTTCTGTTTGCATGTCTGCCAGTTTTTTCTGAATCAACTGATTGGCACCGATGGGGCGTCCGAACTGCCTGCGATTCATCGAATACTCCAGCGCCGCATGCCAACAAAACTCAGCCGCGCCGAGCGCACCCCAACTGATGCCGTAGCGCGCCATTGTCAAGCATGCAAAAGGAGCTTTGAGTCCCGATGCGTCCGGCAATACCATTTCATCTGTCACGTACACATCATTCATTGCAATACTGCCGGTTGATGACGCTCGCAGTGAGAACTTCCCCTCGATCTTTGGTGTCTCAAGACCCGATGAGCCCCGTTCCAGCAAAAATCCCCGAATCACACCTTCGTCGTCTTTTGCCCAAACCAGAAGAATATCCGCAATCGGTGCATTTGAAATCCATGTCTTTTCGCCATTCAACAGATATCCGCCCTTTACCTGGCGGGCTTTGGTTGTCATGCTGCCGGGGTCAGATCCGTGGTCCGGTTCGGTCAGCCCAAAACAGCCAATCAGGCGTCCGCTTGCCAATTCCGGCAGAAACCGCTCGCGCTGCATATCGCTCCCGAACCTGTGAATCGGATACATGACCAAAGATGACTGTACACTGAGAAAGGAACGATAACTGCTATCCACGCGTTCGATTTCTCTTGCAATCAGCCCATAACTGACGTAACTGAGTCCCGCACAGCCAAATCCATCGATGGTTGAGCCCAGCAATCCCAACTCCCCCATTTCAGCTGCAATCGCAGAATCAAAAACCTCACTTCGATTCGCCTGCACAATTCGCGGCATCAGCGCATCGTGGGCGTATCGTCTCACAGAATCCTGAATCATCCGCTCCGATTCGTCCAGCTGCTCTTCCAGCAGAAAGGGATCCTGCCAGAGAAATTCAGTCTTGCTTCTGCCCGTCTTCATTCATGTCTCCTGACTGTGTTCAGGCCGCTTCGGGTTTCGTCTCGTCACTTCGGAACGCAGCCAACAACTCTTCAATTCGACTCTGTGATGCTTCAACATGTCGCTTCTTTATATGTCCAAACCCCCGGACCGACTCGGGAAAACTCGCCAATTCTACAGCGATTCGATGGTTCTCAACATCAATGGACTGAATCAGTTCCTGCACAAGTTCCTCATAATCCGATATCAGTTGACGCTCCATCCGTCGATCCGCTGACCTTCCGAA
Protein-coding sequences here:
- a CDS encoding aminotransferase gives rise to the protein MAQTATMQDIQTQQKTIAEKDIGSNLHPYTNLLQHEQIGPKTYVRGEGIYIWDEHGRKFIEGLAGLWCTSLGFSEQRLVDAATRQLQTLPYNHSFAGRTAPVVAELADKLLSVAPASMSKAYFVTSGSEAVDSAVKFTWYYNNALGRPEKKKIISREKGYHGVTIVGTSLTAIPTIQEAFDAPLERFKQTGTPHYYRCGEPGESEEEFADRRARELEELIIAEGPDTVAALIAEPLMGAGGVIPPPKTYFQKIQRVLKKYDVLLIADEVINGFGRTGNPWGCDTYDIVPDIVTCAKQISSAYIPIGATMISEPIYQAIAQASARLGVFGTGFTYTGHPVGAAVALETLKIYEERNMLAHVREVMVPFQNRLREFGTHPLVGEARGKGLIGAVELVADKDTKQPFDPEMKVAFQVYQQCLENGLIVRALPSGDTVGICPPLIITDRQINDLFDALESALDTVHANLKSANNA
- a CDS encoding ABC transporter permease subunit, producing MNARKMPFIFSMLCLGFAFLYIPMFLLIFYSFNASRFVPVWGGFSVKWYVTLFQSEEVWNAVFLSLEIAVMNATFATLLGALAGIAMARIRKFRGRVLFSGMISAPLVMPEVITGLSLLLLFITMSELIGWPTRGITTITIAHITFSLAYVAVIVQSRLVGVDESLEEAAQDLGAKPYRVLIDVTIPLIAPALVAGWLLAFTLSLDDLVIASFVSGPGANTLPMLIYSRVKLGLKPDVNALATIIILIVTIGVIIAGLILSRQEKQRVRDQQMADAEKYDFSESAR
- a CDS encoding BCCT family transporter, with translation MTLVVVMLLSTGSALSGVGRGIKWLSNTNMVLSFSLLGFFLIFGATMFAFELLGKGIFSYIIHLPALTLTVWDPSTELGGWQTGWSVFFWAWAIAFGTFVGIFLARISRNRTIREFVLGAIVAPSIMCFIWFTFVGGTAIDLELSGAAEGKIFGANLTYQLYEVINIMLSPALATLMSLMIVILLLTYLVTSADSAILVINTINSGGDQHVKTGQKHILIWGIALTAVVGVLLLAGGLRAIQSAMIVGTIPFTLVLILMGVGLLKALIRDNIRSKEAQSGNT
- a CDS encoding ABC transporter permease subunit, which codes for MLDRFRSLGESARAWQSAIVAVPYFWLLIFFLVPFFLVLKISLAEYIVASPPFSKLIQFGEEGQLYITLIFDNFLYLWEDDLYYKTYLNSLRISIISTILCLLIGYPIAYGIARSTPTVKKVLLLMVILPFWTSFLLRVYAWIGLLADQGTINDLLIGLGIIDQPIKMLYTDFAVFVGIVYTYVPFMILPLFASIEKLDLTVHEAAADLGARPFTIFRTITIPLTMPGIVAGSLLVFIPATGEFVIPDLLGGGNVLMIGRVLYGEFNLNQDWPVASTVAIVLLLLLVIPMMIYQHYQAKEAESE
- the betI gene encoding transcriptional regulator BetI, with protein sequence MHSNMNQAWNNSTNRREQLIHATIQTISESGLSGTTVAKVAAKAGLSPGIVNFHFNSKNQLLIDTLGYLNEEYTAVMDERHGRANSPSEKLHAYIEGSFDPRIFVKEKVAVWYAFWSESQARDEYREICGTSDKREDRMIRECFAELLDTSTIQNADVIALALALQGMIDSLWQQALYEDGVFDTTKAVSTCKRFVGRVTEESGTAADSTATENTVDLLPPWTYKNEEFLELEIERLFKPNWMLVGHVSDMPEKGDYLTFEGFGERALIIRNKNGAINAFHNICRHRGSRILEGAGRCPRALICPFHGWRYDLDGKLTFIPGKEGFPYIDPEDHGLVALDLEIWNGFIFVRFVPEGQSLREILLPIEAQVSPYRLDSMKPYENAEEKVYPVNWKVFHDIDNEGYHVPIGHPTLHQLYGKDYVDTSVDGIPVSYGRFNPDFGNLWSVRNYRNLLPEFAHLPEDKKDLWMYFGLFPNLVFALYPDMMEIYMSMPVDLTNTRVISRAYALADDRRAVRLSRYLNRRINKTTDSEDQAYMDTIQEGLNSSVFPRWNLSETAETGVGDFHNIIQGHLPVAKLASQPESGRVKQLNESISVTSQIH
- a CDS encoding carbonic anhydrase, with translation MAPKNKVAEAVLRANASYASKFGDRKNLPGTPQKKVAILTCMDVRIGPLEIAGFSLGDAHVIRNAGGRASDDAIRSLLVSYKFFGTRDWLVIQHTQCGMAGVTDREISELFAESLEPAVKKDDKWVNESIGHGADPKLTAGWLTISDLDDSVRSDVELIANHPLVSKAISIHGYIYDVQSGSLRTVEGARRLGETRQTP